From a single Pseudorasbora parva isolate DD20220531a chromosome 17, ASM2467924v1, whole genome shotgun sequence genomic region:
- the LOC137045605 gene encoding protein SPMIP7: MEIYSIYWLIVCFYKSLMEEEREPYRVRLLKTPCVSSDGVSRWLCRRMNLPCEKGPEGRYDFESMVQTDRRAFSKFNPGAQMPDENTPLVPLRDYETLIDPCSGQLSAGAQVRLGAKSRTPFIETVYTPSDLWVPAGARDRPQTPPTRPSALIYDNSEHKRWNSRVKPDAAFRANLGGWTSAQSIKPPSLDSNEINAAAEPSVLFDSIPVAARQYIYTSAAQRGYENVDWDSKLPPHHKPPTTTLEKMADPVSQRFVLKRYYSRPELWQAIGSHWNKHQIRGIFNTKKPISFTSPCPKSGHVPLYCGTVGSENMGSADVPEEDFVPLTVLRTTVPPHTPASYRTTIPGYTGKAKFGRSQTSAVSLPSLPYTPQTTGSRPGIQRSPHYGHKAPLSGMVTTVPPGNPYIHPKAPALFMK; this comes from the exons ATGGAAATATATTCCATTTATTGGTTAATTGTTTGCttttataaatcattaatgGAAGAGGAACGAGAACCGTACCGTGTAAGACTTCTCAAGACGCCCTGTGTGAGTTCAGATGGAGTGAGCAGGTGGCTGTGCAGACGTATGAATCTGCCCTGTGAGAAGGGTCCAGAGGGAAGGTATGACTTTGAGAGCATGGTCCAGACAGACAGACGTGCGTTCTCCAAATTCAATCCTGGAGCCCAGATGCCTGATGAAAACACTCCTCTGGTGCCACTGCGTGACTACGAGACTTTAATAGATCCGTGCTCCGGTCAACTGAGTGCAGGGGCACAGGTGCGTCTGGGGGCAAAGAGCAGAACCCCATTCATTGAAACGGTTTACACCCCATCTGATCTGTGGGTTCCGGCAGGGGCCCGGGACAGGCCTCAGACTCCTCCAACCAGACCTTCAGCTCTGATATATGACAATTCTGAGCACAAGAGGTGGAACTCCAGGGTGAAACCAGATGCAGCATTTAGGGCAAACCTTGGAG GTTGGACAAGTGCACAGAGTATTAAACCCCCTTCTCTGGACAGCAATGAAATAAATGCG GCTGCAGAACCATCTGTTCTTTTTGATAGCATTCCAGTGGCAGCTCGACAATACATCTACACTTCTGCAGCCCAAAG AGGTTATGAGAATGTAGACTGGGACTCAAAGTTACCTCCTCACCACAAACCACCCACAACTACACTGGAAAAAATGGCTGACCCTGTGAGTCAACGTTTCGTGCTGAAGCGATACTACAGCAGACCAGAGTTGTGGCAG GCTATTGGATCACATTGGAACAAACATCAGATTCGTGGCATATTTAACACAAAGAAACCCATCAGCTT CACCAGTCCATGTCCAAAATCAGGCCATGTACCTTTATATTG CGGTACGGTAGGCTCTGAGAACATGGGCAGTGCGGACGTCCCAGAAGAAGACTTCGTCCCTCTGACTGTTCTGCGGACCACAGTCCCTCCCCACACCCCTGCCAGCTA CCGAACTACTATACCTGGTTACACTGGAAAAGCCAAGTTTGGCAGATCACAAACCTCAGCTGTCAGTCTGCCTTCTTTACCGTATACACCACAAACAACAGG AAGCCGCCCTGGTATCCAGCGCTCCCCACACTACGGACACAAGGCTCCTCTGTCAGGAATGGTCACCACTGTCCCACCGGGAAACCCTTACATTCATCCCAAAGCACCGGCACTTTTCATGAAATAA